GACGACCTCAGCTGCTTTGCTATACTCTCCGACATCTTCATAGTACCTGACCGCAGCCAGAAACGACGGAGCCTGTTCCAGGCTTCCATAGTTTAGCATCCAGTCTTCATCATTTAAGTACTCGATGTACTTTGAATCATCGGCAACACATCTAAAGGCAGTGTCAGGTTGCATGAGCTGAATATACGCATTGTCGGTGCATTCGACCAACATACCGTTGCTCAAGAAGCTTCTTGAATACGGGGCATTTCGCATGATTCTTCCATACATGTACAGCGGTCTACCTCTGTATTCTAGGTCTTTGAAGGGAGAACTCTTTAGGTCCTCTGTGAATGCTCCCTTGCCTACGGATGGTAGCTCTCTAAATTCCTTTATTAGGCCGATAACAGTGTTTAGGTCATTCTCCTTCTTCGCTCGAACAACGAATAATACATATTCCTTTGTTGACACTCTGTGGTCTTGGAGACCCAGGAGGACTTTTATCAAAAAGCGATATGGAAACAGCGCGATCGTCGAATGCTGACTGAATCCTCTGGTTAAGACCGCTCGCCCACCCGAAGACCTCGCAAGTCCCCCACCAAATAGTCTCATCTGAGAAGTATCTGTTGCAGTGTGTCTGCCGATAGTAGGATTCGCGAATTGCCACTTGTGCAGTTGTTTTTCAATGAGTTTCTGCCAATCATCTTCCTGCTCTGACCTAAGGAATTCCTCGCCAACTTCCGTGATTTCTGTGTCTCCAGAGATGCTTACGTAGAGCAGGCCCAGTTGTTCCAGAGGCTGCTTCATCATCCTCGCATTTGCCGCATCGTGCACGGCGCCCTCATATGGAACATCTATACCTCTGGTCCTGAACTGTTCGCCTATGAGAGCTTCACATTCTGTGAAGTTTTCATTCTCTAGTTCCTTGAAGACGGCAAGTGCCTCTCTAAGGGTTCCCCAGTTCTCCTTTTTGACAGTAAGCCTCTTTGGGACGTACCAGTAATCTAGGTCTTGTGTGTAGAATTCCTTGTATTTGTCCAATCGGTCTGGAATTCTCATTGTTCTTTCCACTGTAAACCCAACTGCTTTTCTCTTTCTTCCCGGTATTTGCTCCATTTTTTCTGGTCGTCCATCAGAGAAAAGGGAGGTCGGCCCACTAGGGCATTAGCTTCCTTGAGTCTCCGTTCGGCAACCTCCAAGAACTTCGGATTGATGTCTATGCCCACAAATCGCCTCTCCAGGATCTTTGCAGACACGCACGTGGCACCCGTCCCAACAAACATGTCAAGGACAATATC
The candidate division TA06 bacterium genome window above contains:
- a CDS encoding DUF91 domain-containing protein — translated: MEQIPGRKRKAVGFTVERTMRIPDRLDKYKEFYTQDLDYWYVPKRLTVKKENWGTLREALAVFKELENENFTECEALIGEQFRTRGIDVPYEGAVHDAANARMMKQPLEQLGLLYVSISGDTEITEVGEEFLRSEQEDDWQKLIEKQLHKWQFANPTIGRHTATDTSQMRLFGGGLARSSGGRAVLTRGFSQHSTIALFPYRFLIKVLLGLQDHRVSTKEYVLFVVRAKKENDLNTVIGLIKEFRELPSVGKGAFTEDLKSSPFKDLEYRGRPLYMYGRIMRNAPYSRSFLSNGMLVECTDNAYIQLMQPDTAFRCVADDSKYIEYLNDEDWMLNYGSLEQAPSFLAAVRYYEDVGEYSKAAEVVRVVDEEITDRELKDKVKKEIREYFGVENEKSAIEILLEEKDIEDYFERNVRKVSRDLELLDYNGNHRQVDLPLTGWNVDLLAKDPNGNIVVIELKRRKGDDAAIGQILRYMGWFVEHEVSTGNYAGVRGVIIANEETEKLRYAIKGIDYAKKDYVVFRQFTIAQQQ